The Flavobacterium sp. N2270 genome contains the following window.
CATAACATTAAATAAAGAAACAACCATTTCAGATGTAAAATTCTTAAACAACAACTATTACTTTGCCTCTTCAAAAGGAATAATTATTAAAAAAAGAGAAGAAGAAAAAATAATTTCCATTCCAAAACTATTCATTAATAAAATACTAATTAATGATGAAAAAATAATTTCCCCAAATAATACTGAACTTAATTATACCGAAAATAATATAAAAATTAATTTCACTGTTTTATCGTTTATTCCGAATGAAAAATTTAAAGTATTATACAGCATTAACAATTCAAAATGGAATACTTTAGATGCTGAAAATAGAAATTTAATTTTGTCTTCTTTGTCGCCTGATGACTATGAAATAAAATTAAAAATTGATACAAAAAATAGCACCGAAATAAAGACTATACATTTTAAAATCAAAAAACCATTTTGGTTAAACACCTTCTTTTTAATTGGAATTGGCATACTTTTTTTAGTCTTAATTTACAGCTTTTACAAATGGCAAATTCGCAAATTAAAACGTAAAAACGAATTACTAATTGAAAAAGTAAATCTTGAAAAAAATCTAAATCAGTCAAAATTAAAAGCAATAAAATCGCAAATGAACCCGCATTTTTTCTACAATGCACTAAATACATTGCAATCTTATATTTTATCAAACGAAAAAAAACAAGCAATAGAATATCTTTCTAAATTTTCTAATCTTACAAGAACCATTTTAGAGCTAACCGAAAAAGATTATATTTCAGTTAACGAAGAAATAAAAACCTTAAAACTCTATTTAGATATAGAAAAAGCACGTTTTGAAGATGATTTTAAGTATGAAATTAATACAAATAGTGATTTAGACAATGAGCACATAAAAATTCCATCAATGATGCTACAGCCTTATGTTGAAAATGCCATTAAACATGGTTTATTGCATAAAAAAGATAATAAAGAGTTAAAAATTAGTTTTGAAAAAAACAATGATATTTTAAAAATTACAATTGACGACAACGGAATTGGCCGACAAAAAAGTGGCGAATTAAATACTATAAAAAACAAAAACCATAATTCGTTTGCTACAGAAGCTATGCAAAACAGAATTGACTTGTTAAACCAATACAATCATAATAACATTTCAATAGTTATAACCGATAAAACTAACTTTTTAAAACAATCTATTGGTACAACGGTAACATTTAAAATTCCAATATCTTATTAAATGAAAGCAATTATAATTGATGATGAAAAACGTGCAAGAGTAACTCTACAATTACTTTTAGCAGAATATTGCCCACAAATTGAAATTATTGCTCAATGTGAAAATTTACCCGAAGGTGTAAAAGCAATTCGCAAACATAATCCCGATTTAATTTTATTAGATATTGAAATGCCTGGTCATAGCGGCTTAGAATTATTGGATTTTTTTGATGAAAGTGACATTAATTTTTCGATCATATTTACTACAGCTTACAACGAATATGCAATACAAGCATTCAAACTTTCGGCAATTGACTATTTATTAAAACCAATTAATCCAGAACAACTTACTGAAGCTATAAATCGATTAGAAATACAGAAACAAAAAAAATTAAATTTTAAATTATTAAAAGAAAACATTTCTAATACTTGTTCAACCAAAATTGCTGTTCCATCTGGAAATAGTTTAATTTTTATCGATACTTCTAAAATTTCCTATATTAAAGGAGAAGGTGCTTACTCAGAAGTATTTTGTGTTAATGACATAAAACATATGGTAAGCCGAAACCTTAAGAATTTTGAAGACACTTTATGTAATAATTCTCCATTTCTTAGAGTACACAAATCTTATATTGTAAATTTTAATTTTGTAGTTGCATACAATAAATCTGACGGTGGTTTTTTAGAACTTGAAAACAAAAAACAAATTCCAATTTCGTCAGATAAAATTACTTTGATTTTAGACAAAATTCAACTCATTAAACGATAAAATTATTCCATTTTAAAACCAATAGATTTTAAATCTTCCCAAAAAGTTGGAAATGATTTTGAAACCACCTCAGCTTCATTAATAACTAATGCAGTTTTTAAAGCTAATGGTGCAAATGCCATTGCCATTCTGTGGTCTTGATATGTATCTATACTTGATTCGATTATTAGATTGTTCGATTGTTCGATTGTTAGAGTATCGTTAGTAACAGAAATAATTGCTCCTAATTTTGATAATTCAGTTTTTAGCGCTTCTAATCTGTCGGTTTCTTTGATTTTTAAAGTATGTAATCCTGTTAGATGACATGCAATTCCTAATCCGAAACAGGTTACTGCAATGGTTTGAGCAATATCTGGTGAGTTGTTTAATTGACAATTGATAATTGGTAATTGACAATTATTGTTTTTTGAAATTGTAATTGATTTATTGCTATTGAAAACCGTTTCTACTCCAAAGTCTTTGTATATTTCTGCTAAAGCTGAATCTCCTTGTATGCTATTTTGTTTGTAGCTTGATAATGTGATTTGTGTTCCAATTTCGGATAATGCAACTATGGAATAGAAATAAGAAGCTGAAGACCAATCTGATTCAATGGTGAATTGTGAATTGTGAATTGTGAATTGTGGATTTACTTTGATGACATTATTTTTAAAACTGGTTTCAACACCAATTTCGTTTAGCAATGCTAATGTCATTTTTATGTAGGGAATGGATGTGATTTCTCCTTCCAAAGTTAATTCTAAACCGTTTTCCAATTTTGGAGCAATTAACAATAATGCAGAAATGTATTGACTACTAACATCTGCTTTTAAAGTCACTTTATTATTTGTGATTTTTTGACCTTTAATTCTTATAGGCGGAAAACCTTCATTTTCATCATAAGTAATTTCGGCTCCAAGTTGTTTTAAAGCTTCAACTAATATTTTTATTGGACGTTCTTTCATTCTTGAAGAGCCTGTTAAAACGATTTCTCTATTTTCTTGAATGGCAAAAAAAGCGGTTAGAAAACGCATAGCTGTTCCTGCATGATGAACGTCAATTAATTGTGAATTGTGAGCTGTGAGTTGTGAATTTCGCAATGCTTCTTCCATCACGTTTGAATCATCTGATTGAGAAATATTCTTTAATTCAATATTTGGATATAAAGCTTGTAACAATAACAATCTATTGGTTTCAGACTTTGAACCTGTAATTTTTATTGATGATTTCGACTTATCTATATTTGAATGTTGAAGTACTAAATTCATTTAATTAGAAACGAATTTTAATCCTACTAAAGATAGAATTAATGTGGTTAAAAAAAATACACGCCAAAAAGTTGCTGGTTCTTTAAAAATAAATATTCCAACTAAAACACTTCCTACAGCTCCAATTCCTGTCCAAACGGCATAAGCTGTTCCGATTGGTAATTCCTTGGTTACTCTTACTAATAAAACCATGCTTATGGTTAGGCAAATTAAAAAACCAGCATACCAATAATAAGATATGTTTCCTGAAGTTTCTTTTGCTTTGCCTAAGCAAGTTGCAAAACCTACTTCAAAAAGACCAGCTATTATTAATAAAATCCAATTCAATTTATTTTAATTTTTCGTTATTATGATGACGGTCGTGATCGCGATTTGTTTTTACATCCATTTTTTTATCGAAAGCTGCTTGTAAGTCAATTCCGGTTTGATTTGCCAAACACATTACTACAAAAACAACATCGGCAAGTTCTTCGCCTAAATCTTTGTTTTTATCACTTTCTTTTTCTGATTGTTCGCCATAACGGCGCGCAATAATTCGGGCGACTTCACCAACTTCTTCAGTAAGTTGTGCCATATTAGTTAACTCATTAAAATAACGAACTCCGTGCTCTTTTATCCAATTATCAACTTCTAATTGTGCATTTTTTATATTCATGTTATTTCTTTTTTAAAACAATTTTCTCTGAGTGCTTTTTAATCATTTCTTTATAAAATAATTTTATAGCATTATAATTTTGAGAAGGTATTAATGTGGCATTGATATTAAGACTCGCAATTAGTTGAATATTGTCTAAATTTTGAGAAATATTATATTTAAAGCCTCCATAATTGTTTTCCATTAATAAATTAATAGGTTCTGGCATTGATTCTACTTCGTATCCTTCTGGTATTTTAATAATTATATTATATGTTTCATTAAATGGATAATCAAATTCTACAGGATAAGTTCTTTCTTCTAATTTGAATGGATTTTCTTCAACTTGAAAGAAAAGCATTGGGTTAAAGTACATTCTATCGTCTAATTTATCAACTAAACTTGAGCTTGAAAAAGAAAAAGATTCGGTAATTGGCTTATAAATATCTTGTAAATTCTTAACATCTAAATCTGTTATTTGAACTCCATTATATCTTTTTCCTATTTTTTCTAAACGAGATTCATCTGTAAGTCCTGCGTTATTATCTCTATAAAGCATTGCATTATAATCTGAATAAATTTCTCTTATTTTTCCATTAACAGAACCGTCTTCGCTTAAAGTACACATTAACGTTAATTGGTCATTAGATGGTGATGAATTGGTTAAATTAATTACTTCTGAAGAACCACCCGTTTTAATTATTCTACCTGTCCAGTTTAATGCTCTAATAGGTAATTTATTTGGAATTGAATTTTTAGAAGTTGCATCTAATAAATAATATTGATTGTTAATTTCTACAGCTGCAATAACATAATTAAAAGCTGTTCTTGATGGGAAAAATGCAATTCCGTTAGATTGAGTACTTACTAAAACAGGATCGGCTTTAAAACCTGCATTTCTAAGCATTGAAACTAAAATTAAATTAATTTCTGCAACATTTCCTGTTTTTTCTTTAAAGGCTTTTTTCACCCCTTTATCGCAGTATACACTATGAAAACCATCCCATTTTAGATTTGATTTTACAAACTCGAATATTGAAATAAGCTTTTCATCGCTTGATTTTGAGTTGTCGACTATTGTTTTTAAATCATCTTCAAAATAACTTGTTTTGTTAAGTTCTCCTCCAAAATTTTCATTATCATATATATTTTTCACAACATCTTCCCAAGTTATAGAAAATGATTTAAACATTGCGCCTGGCATATTAGAACCAGCCAACTCATGTTGTACTCCAGCTGCATAATTATTTATGTTAGTAACATAATTTTCGTCTTTAATTGCGGGAGCATTATTTAACACAAACTTTGTTTGTGTTTCTGTATAATTTATATTTTGTGAAGAAAAATCCGTCAAAAGAACACCTCCAGTTATTTTTCTCTCATTGTCTCTAAAAGTAATAGTTTTCTCTTTTTTACTTACTTCTTCTTTAGGAAATAAGCTTCCTTTTCTGTAAGCATTATAGATGTAATATTCTGGAATTTTGGTTGTAAACTCTGAATAATTAACTGGGATTGCTTTTTGAAAATACCAATCGGGTAATGAGCTAATAAAAGGCGATTTAATAATATATTTATATTCTACAATAGAGCCTTCTTTTACGTTTGGCATTACTATTTTTTGTTTTGTCCAATATTTATTGGTTTCTTCTTTAAACTCACCTTCTCTTCTAAGTTTTGTTTTTTCAATAGAACCATTTACTAAATTATAGGTAACTGCATTTGAAAAATCGACAAATTCTTTTTCATTTGCACCTGTATAAATTGAAACTTCTTTATTTGCCCAGCTTAAACCTTCTTTTGTGTAAATTTTAATTTTCACTTCAACCTCTGTAATAACCATAAAACCAGAAGTTGAAGAATATTCTACAGATGATTTTCCTATATTAAATAAAAAGGCCGCTTCTGCCGTAGGGTCTATAGGATGTGCTTTTTCTTCTAATTCTGCTTTTGTTACTTCTCCAAGTTCATATTTTTGAGCATTTATAAATTGTAATCCTGCAATTAATAAAAATAAAATTAGTTTGTTTTTCATTTGTTAGTTTGTTAAAATGACGATTTTTAGGTTTTCGGTTTTAGCAATAGTTTCTCTAAATTTTCTATAAGAATTATACTTTTCACTTGTATAAAATCCTTTTTTAAGCAATAGTTTTCTTCTTAAAACTAATGAATTGTTTTCTTTTCTATTAATTTGAACTTCATATTTTCCAAATTCACTTTCAATAGTTATATTTTTAGGAATTGATTCTAATGAAGAATTAGCTGGATAATTAAACACAACTTCGTCATCTAGAAAATATCCACGGTCAATTTCAAAAGGGTTATTTCTTTCTTCATAATTATAGGGAATATAAGAAATAGGATTGATAACATTAATTGGAATTATATATCTATTTCCACTTTTTTGAACAAATTCAGTTGCAGAAAATTTTAAATTTTCAGTAAACTCTAAACTTTTTCTATTATTAACAACTTCAATTTGATCAAAATTTTTGTTATTAATTTTATCTAAATATGAATTATAAAATTTATTTAATTCTGCTTTACTTTTAAGTTCTAAATTAAGTTTGCTGTCGTAAATAATTCCTTTTGACAAAATAGACACATTACAGTTAATTTTACCTTCTTCTAAAAAGTTAATTATTGTTTCTGTTTTTTGGGAGTTTTTTTCATTATTGTAAGAACTTGTTTTTACAATTTTAGATGCTTCAGGAGAAATTATTAATACTTTTCTATCGTCAGTAAAATCTCCTTGAAAACCAAAAGGTTGGGTTTGACTTGTGCATTCTAACCAAACATTTGTATTGTTATTTGGTATTCCTAAAATAGCATGATCTCCTTGCATAGAAACAAAATCTTCTTGCAAGTCCATTTTATTACTACCCGAATAAACAATTGTATAATAAGAATCAATATTAAAAGCTTTAAGCAATGATCTTGTGTAATTTGTAAGTGCTTTACAATCTCCATAGCCTAAACGATCTACATCTCTAGCCAACATAGGTTTCCAACCACCAACACCTAACTGAATACTTACATAACGCGTTTTATCTTGGACATACTTATAGATAATTTCTGCAATTTTTAAATTATCTTTTTCTTCACCAATTAGATTTTTTAGCTTTAAAATTGTTTCTGGCTCAATTACATCGGTGTTTTTTAACATTTCTTGGTTTACCCAATCTCCAAAAACTTGCCAATTTGTAGCATAACCTTTTATACCTTCATAACTAAATTCATCAAGACCGAAAAGTACATATGGAACCATTTTTTTTAATGAAGGAGCTAGTTCTTCTTTTTTAAATGGCTTATAGTTTTCTATTTCATAATACAATTCATTTTGCTTAAATTCCTTTTTTACTTGATTAGTGAAATTAACTTCTTTATACTTAAATTTAATGTTTTCGCTATACTTCAAATGAACTGAAGACTTCAAAGTATGTACAAAATAATCATCTGTGGCTTGCCAAGAAGGAATATATGAAGTATTAGAAGTAACTCTTTCACTTTCAAATAAAATAGTAAATGGATATTGTATTGGCGTATAGTTTAAATAAAGAACTCTGTTGTCTGAAATAAAACCATCGCCAACTGCGCTTTCAACAAAATCCTTCTTTTTGATTTTTTTTATTTCCTTTCCAAATAAATTAAAAATAGTAACTTCAATTTTCTTAATATTATTTGATTTACTAAAATATTCAACAGCATCAACATTTCTTAATCCTTGTTCATTTAAAACCGTTATAACTCTTCTTTTTTTAATTGTCATTTTATCAATAGACTCAATTTCAATATCGGTAAAATCTTCTTGGATTATTGCATTAGCATTTTTCTTTAAACTATCTGGAAAAACAGCTTTATATTCAGTTTGTGAAAAAATATAATTAGAACAAGAGAATACGATAAATATTAGAATTATTTTTTTCATTTATTTACTCTTTATTTTTTGAATCAATTATGATAGTAACAGGCCCATCGTTAACAAGTGATACTTTCATATCTGCGCCAAATTGACCTGTTTGTACTTTTTTACCTAATTCTAATTCCATTTGTCTTACAAAAGTTTCATATAACGGAATTGCAACATCAGGCTTAGCGGCTTTAATATAGCTAGGTCGATTTCCTTTTTTTGTGGCAGCATGTAATGTAAATTGAGAAACAATTATTATTTCGCCATTTATATCTTTTAA
Protein-coding sequences here:
- a CDS encoding sensor histidine kinase; its protein translation is MSSLSPDDYEIKLKIDTKNSTEIKTIHFKIKKPFWLNTFFLIGIGILFLVLIYSFYKWQIRKLKRKNELLIEKVNLEKNLNQSKLKAIKSQMNPHFFYNALNTLQSYILSNEKKQAIEYLSKFSNLTRTILELTEKDYISVNEEIKTLKLYLDIEKARFEDDFKYEINTNSDLDNEHIKIPSMMLQPYVENAIKHGLLHKKDNKELKISFEKNNDILKITIDDNGIGRQKSGELNTIKNKNHNSFATEAMQNRIDLLNQYNHNNISIVITDKTNFLKQSIGTTVTFKIPISY
- a CDS encoding DUF3857 domain-containing protein, whose translation is MKKIILIFIVFSCSNYIFSQTEYKAVFPDSLKKNANAIIQEDFTDIEIESIDKMTIKKRRVITVLNEQGLRNVDAVEYFSKSNNIKKIEVTIFNLFGKEIKKIKKKDFVESAVGDGFISDNRVLYLNYTPIQYPFTILFESERVTSNTSYIPSWQATDDYFVHTLKSSVHLKYSENIKFKYKEVNFTNQVKKEFKQNELYYEIENYKPFKKEELAPSLKKMVPYVLFGLDEFSYEGIKGYATNWQVFGDWVNQEMLKNTDVIEPETILKLKNLIGEEKDNLKIAEIIYKYVQDKTRYVSIQLGVGGWKPMLARDVDRLGYGDCKALTNYTRSLLKAFNIDSYYTIVYSGSNKMDLQEDFVSMQGDHAILGIPNNNTNVWLECTSQTQPFGFQGDFTDDRKVLIISPEASKIVKTSSYNNEKNSQKTETIINFLEEGKINCNVSILSKGIIYDSKLNLELKSKAELNKFYNSYLDKINNKNFDQIEVVNNRKSLEFTENLKFSATEFVQKSGNRYIIPINVINPISYIPYNYEERNNPFEIDRGYFLDDEVVFNYPANSSLESIPKNITIESEFGKYEVQINRKENNSLVLRRKLLLKKGFYTSEKYNSYRKFRETIAKTENLKIVILTN
- a CDS encoding DUF3858 domain-containing protein, which translates into the protein MKNKLILFLLIAGLQFINAQKYELGEVTKAELEEKAHPIDPTAEAAFLFNIGKSSVEYSSTSGFMVITEVEVKIKIYTKEGLSWANKEVSIYTGANEKEFVDFSNAVTYNLVNGSIEKTKLRREGEFKEETNKYWTKQKIVMPNVKEGSIVEYKYIIKSPFISSLPDWYFQKAIPVNYSEFTTKIPEYYIYNAYRKGSLFPKEEVSKKEKTITFRDNERKITGGVLLTDFSSQNINYTETQTKFVLNNAPAIKDENYVTNINNYAAGVQHELAGSNMPGAMFKSFSITWEDVVKNIYDNENFGGELNKTSYFEDDLKTIVDNSKSSDEKLISIFEFVKSNLKWDGFHSVYCDKGVKKAFKEKTGNVAEINLILVSMLRNAGFKADPVLVSTQSNGIAFFPSRTAFNYVIAAVEINNQYYLLDATSKNSIPNKLPIRALNWTGRIIKTGGSSEVINLTNSSPSNDQLTLMCTLSEDGSVNGKIREIYSDYNAMLYRDNNAGLTDESRLEKIGKRYNGVQITDLDVKNLQDIYKPITESFSFSSSSLVDKLDDRMYFNPMLFFQVEENPFKLEERTYPVEFDYPFNETYNIIIKIPEGYEVESMPEPINLLMENNYGGFKYNISQNLDNIQLIASLNINATLIPSQNYNAIKLFYKEMIKKHSEKIVLKKK
- the aroA gene encoding 3-phosphoshikimate 1-carboxyvinyltransferase, with amino-acid sequence MNLVLQHSNIDKSKSSIKITGSKSETNRLLLLQALYPNIELKNISQSDDSNVMEEALRNSQLTAHNSQLIDVHHAGTAMRFLTAFFAIQENREIVLTGSSRMKERPIKILVEALKQLGAEITYDENEGFPPIRIKGQKITNNKVTLKADVSSQYISALLLIAPKLENGLELTLEGEITSIPYIKMTLALLNEIGVETSFKNNVIKVNPQFTIHNSQFTIESDWSSASYFYSIVALSEIGTQITLSSYKQNSIQGDSALAEIYKDFGVETVFNSNKSITISKNNNCQLPIINCQLNNSPDIAQTIAVTCFGLGIACHLTGLHTLKIKETDRLEALKTELSKLGAIISVTNDTLTIEQSNNLIIESSIDTYQDHRMAMAFAPLALKTALVINEAEVVSKSFPTFWEDLKSIGFKME
- a CDS encoding DMT family transporter — protein: MNWILLIIAGLFEVGFATCLGKAKETSGNISYYWYAGFLICLTISMVLLVRVTKELPIGTAYAVWTGIGAVGSVLVGIFIFKEPATFWRVFFLTTLILSLVGLKFVSN
- a CDS encoding LytR/AlgR family response regulator transcription factor, whose protein sequence is MKAIIIDDEKRARVTLQLLLAEYCPQIEIIAQCENLPEGVKAIRKHNPDLILLDIEMPGHSGLELLDFFDESDINFSIIFTTAYNEYAIQAFKLSAIDYLLKPINPEQLTEAINRLEIQKQKKLNFKLLKENISNTCSTKIAVPSGNSLIFIDTSKISYIKGEGAYSEVFCVNDIKHMVSRNLKNFEDTLCNNSPFLRVHKSYIVNFNFVVAYNKSDGGFLELENKKQIPISSDKITLILDKIQLIKR
- the dtd gene encoding D-aminoacyl-tRNA deacylase, whose protein sequence is MKVVIQRVSSASVNVKNEFISKIGLGLLVLLGIEDADSKEDIEWLTSKIVNLRIFEDENEVMNLSLKDINGEIIIVSQFTLHAATKKGNRPSYIKAAKPDVAIPLYETFVRQMELELGKKVQTGQFGADMKVSLVNDGPVTIIIDSKNKE
- a CDS encoding nucleotide pyrophosphohydrolase, giving the protein MNIKNAQLEVDNWIKEHGVRYFNELTNMAQLTEEVGEVARIIARRYGEQSEKESDKNKDLGEELADVVFVVMCLANQTGIDLQAAFDKKMDVKTNRDHDRHHNNEKLK